The Desmonostoc muscorum LEGE 12446 genome includes a region encoding these proteins:
- a CDS encoding putative Ig domain-containing protein, whose amino-acid sequence MPKIVINEFYRGGTLTTTDEFIELLVVEDLTAIQLESFFVGDSTSAKASKFSAYKFTNVSSIASTFKAGTIITIGGNTAITQDTSYNPSAGDWNIAFNAGGSFLPNANSGNNGDIAADDVVWVDTSNTGSTISTDGFAVDIGTATGAFTSAANVNFGTSTNNTGYALNSDLVGATNTTNWTTGIAFTTTTPGLPNGGANTTYINSLRSIPATPTLSLSITPSSFAENAGANAATATLTRSDTSVPDLVVNLSSNDPTEATLPTTVTFTGNSPTVTFAINAEDDLILDGSQSVTITASATGFTNAIADITVTDNEVAPSIKISEIQGAGHISPLRNQTVNNVAGIVTVKTSNGFYLQDPNPDNNDRTSEAIFVFTSSAPTVSVGDSVLVTGTVTEFRPGNNANNLTTTEITSPTIVKLSSGNTLPTATILGNGGRTIPTTVIDNDTSGNIETGTTTFDPAQDGIDFYESLEGMLVQVNNPVAVSPTNSFGEIWILADNGANVTGRTARGGIAISANDFNPERIQIDDTLFTSGNSPQVNVGATFDTITGVVDYNFNNYEVLPTSVTVTSNTLTREVTALTPTTNQLTVATFNVENLDPGDGATKFNNLANRIVNNLRSPDIISLEEIQDNNGATNNGVVDASTTFQTLINAIAAAGGPTYEYRQIDPVNNTNGGEPGGNIRVGFLFNPNRVSFVDRPGGTSTSNTTVTNNSGVPTVSNSPGLIDPTNSAFNSSRKPLVGEFTFNGETVYVIGNHFNSKGGDQPLYGPNQPPTLTSEVQRQQQATLVKNFVESILAIDPNANVVVAGDLNDFEFSNPLSTLESAGLTSLIETLPENERYTYNFEGNAQTLDHILISNNLLSKLDGYDVVHFNSEFADQDSDHDPSVARFNLPANNTPQVVQPIDDQIISTDKSFSFNISNKFADIDPGDTLTYSTTGLPNGASIVANTGVISGTVSTTGIFAVTVTAADAKGLTASDTFELTVANNKATSGNDIIFIDQLTGLNRYIIYAQAGSDRVIGTNASEFINGGAGNDYLDGKGGADILLGDDGNDTILGGLGSDLVSGGDGNDRLISWGGGTKEIDLLNGDQGADTYVLGDSTSVFYASSGNADYADILNLQASDRIQLKGVANNYSLGSASSVSINKSAVGIFTSNGAELIAVVENGLNQNTNLVTDTRFVFV is encoded by the coding sequence ATGCCCAAGATCGTTATCAACGAATTTTACCGTGGTGGAACCCTCACCACAACTGACGAATTTATAGAGCTTTTAGTTGTTGAAGACTTGACTGCTATACAGCTTGAGTCTTTCTTTGTGGGAGACTCCACAAGTGCCAAAGCCTCTAAGTTTTCTGCTTATAAATTTACAAATGTTAGTTCTATAGCCTCTACCTTTAAAGCAGGAACTATCATTACAATTGGTGGAAATACAGCTATTACTCAGGACACATCATATAATCCATCAGCTGGTGACTGGAATATAGCTTTCAATGCTGGTGGTTCCTTCCTACCTAACGCCAACAGCGGAAATAATGGAGATATTGCTGCTGATGATGTTGTTTGGGTTGATACTTCAAATACTGGCAGTACTATTTCAACAGACGGATTTGCTGTAGATATTGGCACTGCAACCGGAGCCTTTACAAGCGCAGCAAATGTCAATTTTGGTACTAGCACAAACAATACAGGCTATGCACTAAACTCTGACCTTGTAGGTGCAACAAACACTACTAACTGGACAACAGGAATTGCATTTACTACAACCACACCTGGTTTGCCCAATGGCGGAGCTAATACAACTTATATTAATAGTCTACGTTCTATCCCAGCTACGCCAACTTTGTCTTTAAGTATTACTCCTAGCTCATTTGCTGAGAATGCTGGGGCTAATGCTGCTACAGCCACTCTGACGCGCTCAGACACCTCTGTACCAGATTTAGTTGTCAATTTGAGCAGCAACGATCCAACTGAGGCAACACTACCCACAACTGTCACCTTCACAGGCAATAGTCCGACTGTAACCTTTGCGATTAACGCTGAAGACGATCTGATACTTGATGGCTCTCAGTCAGTGACCATAACTGCTTCAGCTACAGGTTTTACTAACGCTATTGCAGATATTACGGTGACAGATAATGAAGTAGCCCCATCCATTAAGATTAGCGAGATTCAGGGAGCAGGCCATATCTCACCCTTGAGAAATCAGACCGTTAACAATGTAGCGGGAATTGTCACGGTGAAAACAAGTAACGGTTTTTACTTGCAAGATCCCAACCCAGATAATAACGATCGCACCTCTGAAGCCATTTTTGTTTTCACTTCATCAGCACCAACGGTATCCGTCGGAGATTCTGTATTAGTCACTGGAACAGTCACCGAATTTCGTCCTGGTAATAATGCCAATAACCTGACAACCACAGAAATTACTAGCCCCACAATTGTCAAACTCTCCAGTGGCAATACTTTGCCAACTGCCACAATCCTTGGGAATGGCGGCAGAACCATTCCAACGACGGTAATCGATAACGACACTAGCGGCAATATCGAAACTGGAACCACTACCTTCGACCCTGCCCAAGATGGCATTGATTTCTACGAAAGCTTAGAAGGAATGCTGGTACAGGTAAATAATCCTGTGGCAGTTAGCCCGACAAATTCTTTTGGGGAGATTTGGATACTGGCAGACAATGGCGCCAATGTCACCGGACGCACAGCACGCGGTGGTATCGCCATTAGTGCCAATGACTTTAATCCAGAGCGTATTCAAATTGATGATACCCTGTTTACCTCTGGTAACTCACCCCAAGTGAATGTCGGTGCGACTTTCGACACGATTACGGGTGTGGTTGATTATAACTTCAATAACTACGAAGTTCTGCCAACCTCGGTGACTGTTACTTCCAACACACTCACCAGAGAAGTCACAGCTTTAACTCCCACCACCAATCAACTAACAGTTGCTACCTTCAACGTCGAAAATCTTGACCCTGGTGATGGTGCAACCAAGTTTAATAACCTTGCTAACCGCATTGTCAATAATTTGCGATCGCCAGACATCATTAGTCTGGAGGAAATTCAAGACAATAACGGGGCGACGAATAACGGCGTAGTTGATGCCAGTACCACCTTCCAAACATTAATTAATGCCATTGCTGCTGCTGGTGGTCCCACCTATGAATATCGCCAAATTGACCCAGTTAACAATACCAATGGCGGTGAACCCGGCGGAAATATCCGCGTCGGCTTCTTATTCAATCCCAATCGTGTCAGCTTTGTAGATCGTCCCGGTGGTACTTCCACCTCCAACACCACAGTCACCAATAACTCTGGTGTTCCCACAGTTTCTAATAGTCCTGGTTTGATTGACCCCACCAACTCCGCCTTTAATAGCAGTCGCAAACCCTTAGTTGGTGAATTTACTTTCAACGGTGAAACTGTGTACGTAATTGGCAACCACTTTAATTCTAAAGGCGGCGACCAACCATTATACGGGCCGAATCAACCGCCAACCCTGACTAGCGAAGTCCAGCGTCAACAACAAGCTACTTTAGTCAAAAATTTCGTTGAGAGTATTTTAGCCATCGACCCCAATGCCAATGTAGTCGTAGCGGGTGACTTAAATGACTTTGAGTTTTCCAACCCCCTCAGCACCCTAGAAAGCGCTGGACTGACTTCCCTGATTGAAACTCTGCCTGAAAATGAGCGCTACACCTACAACTTTGAAGGCAACGCCCAAACCCTTGACCACATTTTAATCAGTAACAACTTGCTGAGCAAACTGGATGGGTATGACGTAGTTCACTTCAACTCAGAGTTTGCCGATCAAGATAGCGACCATGACCCCAGTGTGGCTCGGTTTAATTTGCCTGCAAACAATACTCCCCAAGTAGTACAACCGATTGACGATCAAATTATCTCCACTGACAAGTCTTTCTCTTTCAATATCAGTAACAAATTTGCTGACATCGACCCAGGTGACACCCTCACTTACAGCACTACTGGCTTACCGAATGGAGCTAGTATCGTTGCCAACACTGGTGTAATATCCGGCACTGTTTCCACAACTGGTATTTTTGCAGTCACAGTCACCGCTGCTGATGCTAAAGGCCTGACAGCCAGCGATACTTTTGAACTGACTGTTGCTAATAACAAGGCCACATCTGGCAACGATATTATCTTTATCGACCAGCTTACTGGTTTGAACAGATACATAATTTATGCCCAAGCTGGGAGCGATCGCGTGATCGGTACTAATGCCAGTGAGTTCATTAACGGCGGAGCAGGCAATGACTACCTCGATGGCAAGGGAGGTGCCGACATACTCCTTGGCGACGATGGCAATGACACAATTTTAGGTGGACTTGGCAGCGATCTAGTTTCCGGGGGCGATGGTAACGACCGCCTAATTAGTTGGGGTGGTGGCACAAAGGAAATCGATCTTCTCAACGGTGACCAGGGTGCAGATACTTACGTTTTGGGTGATAGCACTTCTGTTTTCTACGCCAGTTCCGGTAATGCCGACTACGCGGATATTCTCAACTTACAAGCAAGCGATCGCATTCAACTCAAAGGAGTTGCTAACAATTATTCATTAGGGTCAGCATCATCTGTGTCTATAAATAAATCTGCTGTGGGTATTTTCACCAGCAATGGCGCCGAATTGATTGCTGTTGTAGAAAACGGGTTAAACCAAAATACAAATTTGGTAACAGATACTCGTTTTGTTTTTGTTTAA
- a CDS encoding IS5 family transposase, whose translation MAYSSNLTDAEWEIFEPLLQEILPTKKQTRPTNWPKRDIFNGILYQLKNGCNWQDLPKDLPPYSTVYWHYKQWRAAGVFEELMSVLHGQVREQVKKKPHWTTLIIIDSQAVKNTCNASVESKGFCFYKATNGIKRHLAIDTLGFPFFTLCTRANVSDDAGLIEMFTLNIDYFKSKPIDIPKITILLDHGYHPEYLTQELERIYPEIMTKIQFQLSTKPSKQEKAAQGKSGFVPAIARWVIERSNAWMERCKILVKNFERTLVSATAKLNICFIRLMIKRLAAPS comes from the coding sequence ATGGCGTATTCCAGCAACCTCACTGATGCAGAATGGGAAATTTTTGAACCCTTATTGCAAGAGATATTACCGACTAAGAAGCAGACTCGACCGACCAACTGGCCAAAGCGAGATATCTTCAATGGAATTCTCTATCAACTAAAAAATGGATGCAATTGGCAAGACTTACCTAAAGACCTCCCCCCTTATTCCACTGTATATTGGCACTACAAACAGTGGCGAGCAGCCGGGGTATTTGAGGAACTGATGAGTGTCTTACATGGACAAGTGCGTGAACAGGTAAAAAAAAAACCGCACTGGACGACATTGATCATCATTGACTCCCAAGCAGTGAAAAATACCTGCAACGCCAGTGTGGAGTCGAAAGGTTTTTGCTTCTACAAAGCCACCAACGGTATTAAAAGGCATTTGGCTATTGACACCCTTGGGTTTCCCTTTTTTACGCTCTGTACTCGCGCCAATGTCTCGGATGATGCCGGATTAATTGAGATGTTTACTCTCAACATCGACTACTTCAAGTCAAAACCTATCGATATTCCCAAGATTACTATCCTGCTAGATCATGGGTATCACCCAGAATATTTGACTCAGGAGTTAGAGCGAATTTACCCAGAGATCATGACCAAAATTCAGTTTCAACTTTCTACGAAACCCTCAAAACAAGAGAAAGCGGCACAAGGAAAATCTGGATTTGTTCCGGCAATAGCTAGATGGGTGATCGAACGCTCCAATGCTTGGATGGAGCGCTGTAAAATTCTGGTTAAGAACTTTGAACGAACCCTGGTTAGTGCCACTGCCAAACTCAATATCTGCTTCATCAGGCTAATGATTAAGAGGCTTGCAGCACCTTCTTAG